One Xyrauchen texanus isolate HMW12.3.18 chromosome 2, RBS_HiC_50CHRs, whole genome shotgun sequence genomic window carries:
- the LOC127661726 gene encoding epidermal retinol dehydrogenase 2-like — MNFFLETLQLLVMSLVYSLEAFVRIFIPARKKNVSGEIVLLTGAGSGIGRLMALEFGRLGARLVLWDINEEGNKETARMIKEMHGARAYTYTCDCSDREEVYRVASQVKHEIGDVTILINNAGIVTGKKFLDSPDALIEKSMQVNSLAHFWMYKAFLPAMIAGNHGHLVSIASSAGLIGVNGLADYCASKFAAVGFAESMALELLANGCDGVKTTIVCPFFINTGMFDGANTKWPRLMPILEPDYACRKIVDAVLREQVHLYIPRSIYLAMVLKNLLPTKMGVLLGQYMGAFDFMAKFKGHGKKSD, encoded by the exons ATGAACTTCTTTTTGGAAACACTTCAGCTGCTCGTCATGTCGCTGGTCTACAGCTTAGAAGCATTCGTTCGGATATTTATACCGGCTCGGAAGAAGAATGTGTCCGGGGAGATCGTGTTGTTGACCGGGGCGGGCAGCGGCATCGGGCGCCTGATGGCCCTTGAGTTCGGGCGCCTGGGCGCGCGCCTTGTGCTGTGGGACATCAACGAGGAGGGGAATAAAGAGACCGCGCGCATGATTAAAGAAATGCACGGAGCGCGAGCGTACACCTACACCTGTGACTGTAGCGACAGGGAAGAAGTGTACAGAGTTGCAAGCCAG GTGAAGCATGAGATTGGTGATGTCACAATTTTGATAAATAATGCAGGAATTGTTACTGGGAAGAAGTTCTTGGATTCTCCTGATGCGCTTATAGAGAAGTCTATGCAGGTCAACAGCCTGGCACACTTCTGG ATGTACAAGGCGTTTCTCCCAGCAATGATTGCTGGTAACCACGGTCATCTGGTCAGCATTGCAAGCTCTGCTGGACTTATTGGAGTCAATGGACTGGCAG ATTATTGTGCGAGTAAGTTTGCAGCAGTTGGCTTTGCTGAGTCCATGGCACTGGAGCTGCTGGCCAATGGCTGTGATGGAGTGAAGACCACCATAGTCTGCCCCTTTTTTATTAACACTGGCATGTTTGACGGCGCAAACACAAA ATGGCCCAGACTCATGCCTATTCTAGAGCCAGATTATGCATGTCGGAAAATTGTTGATGCTGTTTTAAGAGAACAGGTTCATCTGTACATACCTCGGAGCATCTACCTCGCAATGGTTTTGAAGAA TTTGTTACCCACAAAAATGGGCGTGCTGCTTGGTCAATATATGGGAGCATTCGACTTCATGGCAAAGTTCAAAGGTCATGGAAAAAAGAGCGACTGA